A single genomic interval of Phocoena sinus isolate mPhoSin1 chromosome 15, mPhoSin1.pri, whole genome shotgun sequence harbors:
- the TMEM130 gene encoding transmembrane protein 130 isoform X1 has translation MAPALWPRLGRILWLACLLPLAPARVAAGVYELHLTPDGPATTGAEVTITASLVADDNGSLVLPASTRLYRFRWIHTPLLLTGKTDEAFSSTIRVVGNVPGDFPVSVWVTAADCGMCQPVARSVLVLPITEFLVGNLVVTQNTSLPWPSSYLTKTVLKVSFLLHDPSNFFKTASFLYSWDFGDGTQMVTKDATVYYNYSIVGSFTVKVKVVAEWEQVTPDVGKGVLQKTGDFSASLKLQETLRGIQVLGPTLIQTFQKMIVTLNFLGSPPLNVCWRLKPECLPLGEGECHPVSVGSTAYNLTHIFRDPGDYCFSIQAENIISKTHQYHKIQVWPSSIQPAVFAFPCATLITMMLAFIMYMTLRNAAHQKDMVEVADFDFSPMSDKNPEPPTGVRCCCQMCCGPFLLETPSEYLEVVRENHGLLPPLYKSVKTYTV, from the exons ATGGCCCCGGCCCTCTGGCCGCGCCTCGGCCGCATCCTCTGGCTGGCCTGCCTCCTGCCCTTGGCCCCGGCTAGGGTGGCTGCAG GCGTGTATGAACTTCACCTCACCCCCGATGGCCCTGCCACCACGGGGGCAGAGGTGACCATCACGGCCAGCCTGGTGGCCGATGACAATGGCAGCCTGGTCCTGCCCGCCAGCACCCGCCTTTACCGCTTCCGCTGGATTCACACCCCATTGCTGCTCACGGGGAAGACAGATGAGGCTTTCAGCTCCACCATCCGCGTCGTGGGGAACGTGCCCGGGGACTTCCCGGTCTCCGTCTGGGTCACCGCCGCTGACTGCGGGATGTGCCAGCCTGTGGCCAGGAGCGTCCTCGTCCTCCCCATTACAG AGTTCCTCGTGGGGAACCTCGTTGTCACCCAGAACAcctccctgccctggcccagCTCCTACCTCACCAAGACAGTCCTTAAagtttccttcctcctccacGACCCCAGCAACTTCTTCAAGACCGCCTCGTTTCTCTACAGCTGGGACTTCGGAGATGG CACCCAGATGGTGACCAAAGACGCTACAGTCTATTATAACTATTCCATCGTTGGATCCTTCACTGTGAAGGTCAAGGTTGTGGCCGAGTGGGAGCAGGTAACACCGGACGTCGGGAAGGGCGTCCTGCAGAAGACGGGCGACTTCTCCGCCTCGCTGAAGCTGCAGG AAACCCTTCGAGGCATCCAGGTCTTGGGGCCTACCCTAATTCAGACCTTCCAAAAGATGATAGTGACCTTGAACTTCCTGGGGAG CCCCCCTCTGAACGTGTGCTGGCGTCTTAAGCCCGAGTGCCTCCcgctgggggaaggggaatgtCACCCTGTGTCAGTGGGCAGTACGGCTTACAACCTGACCCACATCTTCAGGGATCCTGGGGACTACTGCTTCAGCATCCAGGCCGAGAACATTATCAGCAAGACACATCAGTACCACAAGATCCAGGTCTGGCCCTCCA GCATCCAGCCTGCTGTCTTCGCTTTCCCGTGTGCCACACTCATCACCATGATGCTGGCCTTCATCATGTACATGACCCTGCGGAACGCTGCTCATCAGAAGGACATGGTGGAG GTGGCTGATTTTGACTTTTCCCCCATGTCTGACAAGAACCCGGAGCCGCCCACTGGGGTCAGGTGCTGCTGCCAGATGTGCTGTGGGCCCTTCTTGCTGGAGACGCCATCCGAGTACCTGGAAGTTGTCCGCGAGAACCACGGGCTGCTGCCGCCCCTCTACAAGTCTGTCAAAACTTACACAGTGtga
- the TMEM130 gene encoding transmembrane protein 130 isoform X2, translating into MAPALWPRLGRILWLACLLPLAPARVAAGVYELHLTPDGPATTGAEVTITASLVADDNGSLVLPASTRLYRFRWIHTPLLLTGKTDEAFSSTIRVVGNVPGDFPVSVWVTAADCGMCQPVARSVLVLPITEFLVGNLVVTQNTSLPWPSSYLTKTVLKVSFLLHDPSNFFKTASFLYSWDFGDGTQMVTKDATVYYNYSIVGSFTVKVKVVAEWEQVTPDVGKGVLQKTGDFSASLKLQETLRGIQVLGPTLIQTFQKMIVTLNFLGSPPLNVCWRLKPECLPLGEGECHPVSVGSTAYNLTHIFRDPGDYCFSIQAENIISKTHQYHKIQVWPSSIQPAVFAFPCATLITMMLAFIMYMTLRNAAHQKDMVENPEPPTGVRCCCQMCCGPFLLETPSEYLEVVRENHGLLPPLYKSVKTYTV; encoded by the exons ATGGCCCCGGCCCTCTGGCCGCGCCTCGGCCGCATCCTCTGGCTGGCCTGCCTCCTGCCCTTGGCCCCGGCTAGGGTGGCTGCAG GCGTGTATGAACTTCACCTCACCCCCGATGGCCCTGCCACCACGGGGGCAGAGGTGACCATCACGGCCAGCCTGGTGGCCGATGACAATGGCAGCCTGGTCCTGCCCGCCAGCACCCGCCTTTACCGCTTCCGCTGGATTCACACCCCATTGCTGCTCACGGGGAAGACAGATGAGGCTTTCAGCTCCACCATCCGCGTCGTGGGGAACGTGCCCGGGGACTTCCCGGTCTCCGTCTGGGTCACCGCCGCTGACTGCGGGATGTGCCAGCCTGTGGCCAGGAGCGTCCTCGTCCTCCCCATTACAG AGTTCCTCGTGGGGAACCTCGTTGTCACCCAGAACAcctccctgccctggcccagCTCCTACCTCACCAAGACAGTCCTTAAagtttccttcctcctccacGACCCCAGCAACTTCTTCAAGACCGCCTCGTTTCTCTACAGCTGGGACTTCGGAGATGG CACCCAGATGGTGACCAAAGACGCTACAGTCTATTATAACTATTCCATCGTTGGATCCTTCACTGTGAAGGTCAAGGTTGTGGCCGAGTGGGAGCAGGTAACACCGGACGTCGGGAAGGGCGTCCTGCAGAAGACGGGCGACTTCTCCGCCTCGCTGAAGCTGCAGG AAACCCTTCGAGGCATCCAGGTCTTGGGGCCTACCCTAATTCAGACCTTCCAAAAGATGATAGTGACCTTGAACTTCCTGGGGAG CCCCCCTCTGAACGTGTGCTGGCGTCTTAAGCCCGAGTGCCTCCcgctgggggaaggggaatgtCACCCTGTGTCAGTGGGCAGTACGGCTTACAACCTGACCCACATCTTCAGGGATCCTGGGGACTACTGCTTCAGCATCCAGGCCGAGAACATTATCAGCAAGACACATCAGTACCACAAGATCCAGGTCTGGCCCTCCA GCATCCAGCCTGCTGTCTTCGCTTTCCCGTGTGCCACACTCATCACCATGATGCTGGCCTTCATCATGTACATGACCCTGCGGAACGCTGCTCATCAGAAGGACATGGTGGAG AACCCGGAGCCGCCCACTGGGGTCAGGTGCTGCTGCCAGATGTGCTGTGGGCCCTTCTTGCTGGAGACGCCATCCGAGTACCTGGAAGTTGTCCGCGAGAACCACGGGCTGCTGCCGCCCCTCTACAAGTCTGTCAAAACTTACACAGTGtga
- the TMEM130 gene encoding transmembrane protein 130 isoform X3: MAPALWPRLGRILWLACLLPLAPARVAAEFLVGNLVVTQNTSLPWPSSYLTKTVLKVSFLLHDPSNFFKTASFLYSWDFGDGTQMVTKDATVYYNYSIVGSFTVKVKVVAEWEQVTPDVGKGVLQKTGDFSASLKLQETLRGIQVLGPTLIQTFQKMIVTLNFLGSPPLNVCWRLKPECLPLGEGECHPVSVGSTAYNLTHIFRDPGDYCFSIQAENIISKTHQYHKIQVWPSSIQPAVFAFPCATLITMMLAFIMYMTLRNAAHQKDMVENPEPPTGVRCCCQMCCGPFLLETPSEYLEVVRENHGLLPPLYKSVKTYTV; the protein is encoded by the exons ATGGCCCCGGCCCTCTGGCCGCGCCTCGGCCGCATCCTCTGGCTGGCCTGCCTCCTGCCCTTGGCCCCGGCTAGGGTGGCTGCAG AGTTCCTCGTGGGGAACCTCGTTGTCACCCAGAACAcctccctgccctggcccagCTCCTACCTCACCAAGACAGTCCTTAAagtttccttcctcctccacGACCCCAGCAACTTCTTCAAGACCGCCTCGTTTCTCTACAGCTGGGACTTCGGAGATGG CACCCAGATGGTGACCAAAGACGCTACAGTCTATTATAACTATTCCATCGTTGGATCCTTCACTGTGAAGGTCAAGGTTGTGGCCGAGTGGGAGCAGGTAACACCGGACGTCGGGAAGGGCGTCCTGCAGAAGACGGGCGACTTCTCCGCCTCGCTGAAGCTGCAGG AAACCCTTCGAGGCATCCAGGTCTTGGGGCCTACCCTAATTCAGACCTTCCAAAAGATGATAGTGACCTTGAACTTCCTGGGGAG CCCCCCTCTGAACGTGTGCTGGCGTCTTAAGCCCGAGTGCCTCCcgctgggggaaggggaatgtCACCCTGTGTCAGTGGGCAGTACGGCTTACAACCTGACCCACATCTTCAGGGATCCTGGGGACTACTGCTTCAGCATCCAGGCCGAGAACATTATCAGCAAGACACATCAGTACCACAAGATCCAGGTCTGGCCCTCCA GCATCCAGCCTGCTGTCTTCGCTTTCCCGTGTGCCACACTCATCACCATGATGCTGGCCTTCATCATGTACATGACCCTGCGGAACGCTGCTCATCAGAAGGACATGGTGGAG AACCCGGAGCCGCCCACTGGGGTCAGGTGCTGCTGCCAGATGTGCTGTGGGCCCTTCTTGCTGGAGACGCCATCCGAGTACCTGGAAGTTGTCCGCGAGAACCACGGGCTGCTGCCGCCCCTCTACAAGTCTGTCAAAACTTACACAGTGtga